From the genome of Candidatus Polarisedimenticolia bacterium:
CGGACCTCGCGGTCATGCATGGTTCGGACCTCGCGGTCCTGGATCGTCCGGACCTCCTCGTCGAAGCTGCGCACCGCCTCGGCGCCGGCGGCCGCGATCTCCAGGCGCCGCAGCTTCTCCTGCAGCAGCGCAATCTCGATGTTGCGATCCTCGATCTCGATCTCGGCCTGACGCAGATGGCTCTGCAGGAAGCCGATCTCGCGCTCCGAGCGCTCCTTGATCTCCCGGATCTCGCGCTCCCGCTCCGCCAGCAGGGAGTCCTTGGCCTCCAGGTCGGCACGCGCCTCGAGCAGCTTGACGCCGCCGGCGCGCACCATGCCGTATTGCACCAGCAGCCGCTCGTGCTTCATGACGAGCTCCGCGTAGAGATCGCGCGGAATACCCGGCTCGGCGGCCGGCGCGGTCAGCTGGGAGGCGGGCGGCGACCAGCGCACCGGGAGATCGCCGCCGGGCTGCGCCGACACGGAAGGCGGCGCCGGCGGCTCCGCTTTCGCGAGCCCCAGCCCCTGCAGATCTTCCATGCGGATGCGGAACTCCTCGCCGAATTTTCCCTGGTCCTTGGCGGCCGGCAGCCGTCCGGATTTGATGTAGCGCCGAATCGTGGCTGGCGCGCGGCCGACGACTTCCGATGCCTGGCGAATCGTCAAGGTCGTCATGGATGGCTCCCTTTGGATTCGGATGCGGCGCCGATGCACGGCGGGCGCCGCGCGAGGTTATACCAGAAGCGATCCTCGAAGTAAATCAAAAGGGAGAGGCAATCAGCGCCGCGCGCGACGCGTCGTGGTGGAACGCACCGCGCGGGGCTTGAGCGGCGTCCCGATCTTCCCCTCGGTGAGGGCCTGGCAGATATCGAGCGCGCTGACCATGCCGGTGAGACGGCCGTCGCGGCAGATGGGCAGACGGTGGATGCGCATCTTCCACATCAGCTCGGCGAGCTTCAGGACATCGGTGTCTTCCTCGACGCTGATGGCGGGCTCGGTCATGATCTCCCCGACCGTGGTGGGCCCGGGGCCCGGCAGCTTTCCCTCGGCCGGCGACGTGACCGGCTGGCCGCGCCCCAATCCGCCGAAGACAACGTCGCTCTCGGTGACGATGCCGCGCAACCGCCCGGCTTCGTCCACGACGGGAACGCCCTTGACGTTGCGGGTCTGGAAGATCTCGCAGAGATCGTCGATCGACATGGCCGGCGTGGCGGTCGCCACCTCCCGGGTCATGATGTCGCGTGCGAGCGTCGGCATGAACGATCTCCAGCGAGCGCGCACATTATCCGCTCCCTTTTCCTTGGTGACAAGCGTCACACACCGAATCTTCGTCGTCCGTCAAAATTTTCTGTCCTATAATCGCTTGGCCTTGCCGCGCGAGCCCTGAGGATCTCATGTCTTCCCAGTTCCGAGGAGCGCACCTTCCCCGGAGGGTGGTAGTCACCGGGATCGGAGCCGTCGCCCCCAACGGCAACGATCGCGAGTCATTCTGGCGGGCCAGCCTCTCCGGTGAGAGCGGCGTGGCGCGCATCGCTTCGTTCGATCCGGCCGGGCTCGACTCGCGCGTCGCCGGCGAGGTCAAGCGCTTCGATACCGACGCCTGGATTCCCCGCAAAGACCGGCAGCACGTGCCGCGCATCGCCCCGCTGGCGCTGGCGGCCTCGCGCGAGGCGCTGGCCGACGCGGCGCTGCTCGACGCGGCCGGATTGCTGCTCGAGCCCCGCCGCCTCGGAGTCGTCCTGGGCTGCGGCGGAGGGGCGCTCGAGTTCACCGAGCGACAGTACGCGCATTACTTCCGCGGCGACATCCGCCGTGCGAGCGTCTATGTCATCCCCAGCTCGACCACCGGGACGGTGGCGAGCGAGATCTCCATCGCCTACGGCATCAAGGGCCCGTCGCACGTGCTGTCGGACGGCTGCACCAGCTCCACCGACGCGCTGGGGTACGCCTTCGAGTCGATCCGCTGGGGTCGGCAGGACCGCCTGCTCAGCGGCGGCGTGGACGCCACCATCTCCCACGGCATCCTGACAGGCTTCTGCCTCATGAAAGTCCTCTCCACGGCCCGCAACGAGGAGCCGCAACGTGCCT
Proteins encoded in this window:
- a CDS encoding CBS domain-containing protein, with protein sequence MPTLARDIMTREVATATPAMSIDDLCEIFQTRNVKGVPVVDEAGRLRGIVTESDVVFGGLGRGQPVTSPAEGKLPGPGPTTVGEIMTEPAISVEEDTDVLKLAELMWKMRIHRLPICRDGRLTGMVSALDICQALTEGKIGTPLKPRAVRSTTTRRARR
- a CDS encoding helix-turn-helix domain-containing protein translates to MTTLTIRQASEVVGRAPATIRRYIKSGRLPAAKDQGKFGEEFRIRMEDLQGLGLAKAEPPAPPSVSAQPGGDLPVRWSPPASQLTAPAAEPGIPRDLYAELVMKHERLLVQYGMVRAGGVKLLEARADLEAKDSLLAEREREIREIKERSEREIGFLQSHLRQAEIEIEDRNIEIALLQEKLRRLEIAAAGAEAVRSFDEEVRTIQDREVRTMHDREVR
- a CDS encoding beta-ketoacyl-[acyl-carrier-protein] synthase family protein; translated protein: MSSQFRGAHLPRRVVVTGIGAVAPNGNDRESFWRASLSGESGVARIASFDPAGLDSRVAGEVKRFDTDAWIPRKDRQHVPRIAPLALAASREALADAALLDAAGLLLEPRRLGVVLGCGGGALEFTERQYAHYFRGDIRRASVYVIPSSTTGTVASEISIAYGIKGPSHVLSDGCTSSTDALGYAFESIRWGRQDRLLSGGVDATISHGILTGFCLMKVLSTARNEEPQRASRPFDRDRDGFVLGEGSWMLVLEEREQAMERGARVYGEIAGYGATCDAYHRVRLEDEGEEPARAMTLAMQDASSDPSEVGYLSLHGTSTRLNDVVETRAVKRAFGTFAGRLPMSALKSIIGHPQGACGAAGVAATLLGMRDGRFHPTLNLDQPDPECDLDYIPHRARELQVEVALCNCIGFGSKNAALVLRRHRT